From Gemmatimonadaceae bacterium:
CGCGGATGTGGCGGGCTGGGCGGACGGGAGAGGGGCGCGTCGTTTTCACCAACGGCGTCTTCGATCTCCTGCATACCGGGCACCTCGACGTCCTGCTCGCCGCGCGCCGCGCGGGAGACTTTCTCGTCGTCGGCGTGAACAGCGATTCCTCGGTGCGACGGCTCAAGGGGACATCGCGCCCCGTGCGCGATCAGGCGGCGCGCTGTTATGTTCTGGCCGCGCTGGCGATGGTCGACGCCGTCGTCGTCTTCGATCAGGACACGCCGCTGGAGTTGATCCGCGCGCTGCGTCCTGACGTGCTCGTGAAAGGCGGCGACTACACCGAAGCGACGATGGTCGGCGCAAACGAGCT
This genomic window contains:
- the rfaE2 gene encoding D-glycero-beta-D-manno-heptose 1-phosphate adenylyltransferase; the protein is MSDAADPREKILTWDRARMWRAGRTGEGRVVFTNGVFDLLHTGHLDVLLAARRAGDFLVVGVNSDSSVRRLKGTSRPVRDQAARCYVLAALAMVDAVVVFDQDTPLELIRALRPDVLVKGGDYTEATMVGANELRDWGGEVVVVPLTPGHSTTSTIERLRGS